In one Bartonella grahamii subsp. shimonis genomic region, the following are encoded:
- a CDS encoding DUF58 domain-containing protein, whose translation MAIGKKVLQKPPLLLAKELHKDTGKMPCFLLQAHRIANTLMTGWHGQRKRGNGENFWQFRPYVEGESITRIDWRRSARDENTYLREHEWQMTQIVWLCLDQSASMHYCSRFSKISKGNHAIILTLTLASLLARSGEHIAIPNLMSPTMTSNVVERIAFALENHSDENLFPDFSTITRFSHVIIMSDFLDYPEKIIQHLTVLTTKQVTAHLIEISDPAEESFPYVGHTEFFDPETKEKHVSTKAEDLRESYCKLYHARRQELANFCAHQGWSYHVSTTDQPLTKTILHLANTMGSSPLQKRRTL comes from the coding sequence ATGGCTATTGGCAAAAAAGTTTTACAAAAGCCTCCATTGTTGCTGGCAAAGGAGCTGCATAAGGATACTGGCAAAATGCCATGTTTCCTTTTACAAGCGCATCGTATCGCTAATACACTGATGACCGGATGGCATGGACAACGTAAACGCGGTAATGGGGAAAACTTTTGGCAATTTCGTCCCTATGTTGAAGGAGAATCCATTACCCGCATTGATTGGCGTCGCTCAGCGCGTGATGAAAATACGTATCTCCGCGAACACGAATGGCAAATGACACAAATCGTTTGGCTCTGTCTCGATCAGAGTGCATCAATGCATTACTGTTCGCGCTTTTCTAAAATCTCTAAAGGTAATCATGCCATTATTCTTACCCTTACCCTGGCATCACTTCTTGCACGCAGTGGCGAACATATTGCTATTCCCAACTTAATGTCCCCCACAATGACATCCAATGTCGTAGAACGAATAGCCTTTGCTTTAGAAAATCATTCAGATGAAAATTTATTTCCGGATTTTTCAACGATTACACGCTTTTCACATGTCATTATAATGAGTGATTTTCTCGACTATCCTGAAAAAATCATCCAACATTTAACCGTTTTGACTACAAAACAGGTGACAGCTCATTTAATTGAAATTTCTGATCCCGCAGAAGAAAGCTTTCCCTACGTAGGTCACACAGAATTTTTTGATCCTGAAACGAAAGAGAAACATGTTTCCACAAAAGCAGAAGATCTTCGTGAGAGCTATTGTAAACTATATCACGCAAGGCGACAAGAATTGGCAAATTTTTGCGCACACCAAGGATGGTCTTATCACGTTAGTACAACGGATCAACCTTTAACAAAGACCATTTTGCATCTTGCAAATACAATGGGCAGCTCTCCATTGCAAAAAAGGAGGACACTTTGA
- a CDS encoding glutamine amidotransferase: MIPFFTFQPFLPLFWILLLSGISILFVVVGLVAQRQASLFRLIALSALILALLNPMIIKEQREPLKSTVGIVIDRSKSQTFGTRTNDSDEARAQLTQALAHYPQFEPRFIEAGKLADNQYAPSTNLFDALRQAISDVPLSRYAGTIFITDGQVHDIPDLSDLHHEAPLNALITGHSNEFDRQIKFISPPRFALVNKPQTLSILVEDKGASQETIPQKANITLSVNGQDIGHYSVTPGVIFQTEITLPHAEKNIIQVITEPYKDELSFENNRAITIIEGIRENLRVLLISGAPYNGERTWRDLLKGDSNIDLVHFTILRPPTKADNTPLSQLSLVVFPTRKLFVEEINNFDLIILDGYQHSAALPLIYYDYIAQYVQKGGALLMVTGPEFTQNNSLAKTPLISILPALPNGTIIEKPFRPTLTKEGKRHPVTRGLATLNLPASQWGQWLRQIAIQNINNGIALMKGADEQPLLLLSHVDKGRVGMLLSDESWLWARGFEGGGPYAALYRRIAHWLMKEPELEEEKLSATSNHHHLTIRRQTLKDHPDPAEITFPSGKKEHITLTKEQEGLFSATVTTDETGVFTIKNGDLTILSSVGMLDNIELLDLISTQEKLTPIIKHTGGYIGRLHPDGKDNFHLPPFKLIQSKIRPSSSPAHSIVLKEATETRLINTFYFSIFSGFLALLACLLLLSSMWYRESR; this comes from the coding sequence ATGATCCCATTTTTTACTTTTCAGCCTTTTTTACCACTCTTTTGGATTCTGCTGTTAAGCGGAATATCGATTCTTTTTGTCGTTGTTGGTCTTGTTGCGCAACGTCAAGCTTCTTTATTTCGTCTGATAGCATTAAGCGCCCTCATCCTTGCTTTGCTCAATCCAATGATCATAAAAGAACAGCGCGAACCACTGAAAAGCACAGTAGGAATTGTCATTGACCGCAGCAAAAGCCAAACATTTGGAACACGTACAAACGACAGTGATGAAGCGCGCGCGCAATTAACTCAAGCATTGGCACATTATCCACAATTTGAACCACGCTTTATTGAAGCTGGAAAACTTGCTGATAATCAGTATGCGCCCTCAACGAATTTGTTTGATGCTTTAAGACAAGCAATATCTGATGTACCGCTCTCTCGTTATGCAGGAACCATTTTTATCACCGATGGACAAGTGCATGACATTCCTGACCTATCAGATCTTCATCATGAAGCCCCTCTCAATGCTCTGATTACAGGACACTCAAATGAATTTGATCGCCAAATCAAGTTTATTTCTCCTCCACGCTTTGCCCTTGTCAACAAACCACAAACGCTCTCCATTTTGGTAGAAGATAAAGGAGCCTCCCAAGAAACAATACCACAGAAAGCAAATATTACACTAAGCGTCAATGGACAAGACATTGGCCATTATTCTGTGACTCCTGGCGTAATTTTTCAAACCGAAATTACCCTTCCTCATGCTGAAAAAAATATTATCCAAGTGATAACTGAACCTTACAAAGATGAACTAAGCTTTGAAAACAACCGCGCCATAACAATCATTGAAGGAATCAGAGAAAATTTACGCGTTCTTCTTATTTCAGGTGCTCCTTATAATGGAGAACGGACATGGCGAGACCTTTTGAAAGGTGACTCTAATATTGATCTTGTTCATTTTACTATTTTACGTCCTCCCACCAAAGCAGATAATACGCCCTTAAGCCAATTATCCTTGGTGGTCTTTCCCACAAGGAAACTCTTTGTTGAAGAGATTAATAACTTTGATCTCATCATCCTTGATGGCTACCAGCACTCTGCTGCTCTACCCTTAATCTATTATGATTATATCGCCCAATATGTACAAAAAGGGGGCGCATTGCTGATGGTAACAGGACCTGAATTTACCCAAAACAACTCACTTGCGAAAACACCTTTAATAAGCATTCTACCGGCATTGCCCAATGGAACTATTATTGAAAAGCCTTTTCGTCCCACATTAACCAAAGAAGGGAAGCGCCATCCTGTCACAAGGGGCCTTGCAACACTTAACCTTCCAGCTTCTCAATGGGGCCAATGGTTGCGACAAATTGCTATTCAAAACATAAATAACGGAATCGCCCTCATGAAAGGAGCCGATGAACAACCACTTTTACTTCTCTCGCATGTTGATAAAGGACGTGTAGGCATGTTGCTCTCTGATGAAAGTTGGCTTTGGGCACGAGGTTTCGAAGGCGGCGGTCCTTATGCAGCTCTTTATCGTCGTATTGCCCATTGGCTCATGAAAGAACCAGAACTTGAGGAAGAAAAATTAAGTGCAACCAGCAACCATCATCATTTAACAATTCGCCGCCAAACTCTAAAAGACCATCCAGATCCCGCTGAAATAACCTTTCCCTCTGGAAAAAAAGAACATATCACTCTCACCAAAGAGCAAGAAGGTCTCTTCAGCGCAACTGTGACCACTGATGAAACAGGGGTTTTTACCATTAAAAATGGCGATTTAACAATACTTTCTTCTGTAGGGATGCTCGATAATATTGAGTTGTTGGACTTAATTTCAACACAAGAAAAACTAACCCCCATTATTAAGCACACCGGTGGATACATCGGACGGTTACACCCTGATGGAAAAGACAACTTTCATCTTCCTCCATTCAAGCTGATTCAATCAAAAATACGCCCGTCTTCTTCCCCAGCACATTCAATTGTTCTGAAAGAAGCGACAGAAACCCGTTTAATTAATACTTTTTATTTTTCGATATTTTCTGGTTTCTTGGCACTGCTTGCTTGCCTTTTACTGTTGAGTAGCATGTGGTATCGTGAAAGCCGTTGA
- a CDS encoding metallophosphoesterase → MFYLAHISDVHLSPLPQPSLFELSGKRLTGYLNWQKKRKSQMAANVLETLIDALNKKKPDHLVISGDLVNLALDKEFEQARRWLLNLGQPQDISLTFGNHDAYVRGAFQKACTLFKPWITGDVPQKSTFPYMRIRENVAIIVASSAIATPPFQASGYFGKMQAQTLPLFLKEAAQRNLFRIVMIHHPPFPKATSWHKKLRDIKRFLDVIKYHGCELILHGHTHLPTLNYIEGPIKKIPIVGVPSASQAFGDKKPPAGFNLFSIERLQNQWHCQLQRYSIINTQNEIACTETINL, encoded by the coding sequence ATGTTTTATCTTGCCCATATATCGGATGTACATCTTTCCCCTCTCCCGCAACCTTCCCTTTTTGAACTTTCTGGAAAGCGTCTTACCGGTTATCTGAATTGGCAAAAAAAACGTAAAAGTCAAATGGCGGCAAATGTCCTAGAAACTTTAATAGATGCCTTGAACAAAAAAAAACCAGATCATCTCGTGATCTCTGGTGATCTTGTGAATCTTGCTCTAGATAAAGAATTTGAACAAGCACGGCGTTGGCTACTTAACTTAGGACAACCTCAAGATATTTCCTTAACATTTGGAAATCATGATGCCTATGTCCGCGGTGCTTTCCAAAAAGCATGTACTCTTTTTAAACCTTGGATCACAGGTGACGTTCCTCAAAAAAGCACCTTTCCTTATATGCGCATTCGCGAAAATGTTGCTATCATAGTAGCTTCTTCAGCCATCGCGACGCCACCTTTTCAAGCTTCTGGTTATTTTGGTAAAATGCAAGCGCAAACTTTACCGCTCTTTTTAAAGGAAGCAGCACAGCGCAACCTTTTTCGTATCGTCATGATACACCACCCCCCCTTTCCCAAGGCAACGTCTTGGCATAAAAAACTACGGGATATAAAACGTTTTCTAGACGTTATCAAATATCACGGTTGCGAACTTATTCTTCACGGACATACTCATTTACCCACATTGAATTACATTGAAGGACCAATTAAAAAAATTCCTATTGTTGGTGTTCCTTCCGCATCACAAGCTTTTGGTGATAAAAAACCACCCGCGGGCTTTAACTTATTTTCCATTGAACGCTTACAAAATCAATGGCACTGCCAGTTGCAACGTTATAGCATTATCAACACCCAAAACGAGATCGCATGTACTGAAACAATTAATCTTTAA
- a CDS encoding tRNA (cytidine(34)-2'-O)-methyltransferase encodes MTLHIALFQPDIAGNTGTILRLSACFGLHVHIIEPTGFNLSDRNLKRAGLDYLEYASLERHIDWQHFISSMKHFNRRLLLLSTKAKTCYTQICYQKNDVLLFGRETAGVPDYVHEAADYTLKIPMQPQARSLNLAMSVAITTGEALRQIGYHERNCTL; translated from the coding sequence ATGACACTTCATATAGCTCTTTTCCAACCTGATATTGCAGGTAACACTGGCACGATTTTACGTCTTAGCGCCTGTTTTGGTTTACATGTGCATATTATTGAACCCACAGGCTTTAATCTGTCGGATCGTAATCTCAAACGCGCAGGACTGGATTATCTCGAATATGCTTCCTTAGAACGACACATTGATTGGCAACATTTTATAAGCTCCATGAAACACTTTAACCGCCGTCTGTTGCTTTTAAGTACAAAAGCAAAAACATGCTATACGCAGATATGCTATCAAAAAAATGATGTTTTACTTTTTGGTCGTGAAACAGCTGGCGTTCCCGATTATGTTCATGAAGCAGCCGATTACACATTGAAAATTCCCATGCAACCACAGGCACGCTCTCTAAATCTCGCCATGAGCGTAGCCATAACAACAGGAGAAGCATTACGCCAAATTGGTTATCATGAAAGAAACTGTACTCTATAA
- a CDS encoding outer membrane protein, with translation MINKYLVSTSIFSLISISVVQAANIVTPERPVPVVAVPSFSWTGFYLGGQIGNFSGKTTASFFKAETGIWNPIGKEDLPKLSGFMGGVYAGSNIDIDNAFIIGIDTDIMWSGKKDSKDINLPKKSPTEETLQLTEEKSLTRDLHENGSTTHIKAIRHTLKQKWSGATRVKIGFAIERMMPYISGGIVYTQLQNVFATVTDSKNRAVDLSDWLHDEKKTMIGYTLGGGVDFAMTDNVIVRAEYRYSDFGKKKFIHDKFEMGYKTNDFRVGVAYKF, from the coding sequence ATGATTAATAAGTATTTAGTCTCAACATCTATCTTTTCTTTAATTTCAATTTCTGTAGTACAGGCGGCGAATATCGTTACTCCTGAACGGCCTGTTCCTGTTGTTGCAGTTCCTTCTTTTTCTTGGACAGGATTTTATCTTGGAGGACAGATTGGTAACTTTTCAGGTAAAACAACTGCAAGTTTTTTTAAAGCTGAGACAGGGATATGGAATCCAATTGGAAAGGAGGATTTACCTAAACTTTCTGGTTTTATGGGGGGAGTTTATGCAGGTTCCAATATTGATATCGATAATGCTTTTATTATAGGGATTGATACGGATATTATGTGGTCTGGTAAAAAGGATTCGAAAGATATCAATCTACCGAAAAAAAGTCCAACTGAAGAAACACTACAACTTACAGAAGAAAAAAGTCTAACAAGAGATTTGCATGAGAATGGTTCAACAACGCATATTAAGGCTATACGTCATACTTTAAAACAAAAATGGTCCGGTGCTACACGGGTGAAAATTGGTTTTGCGATTGAGCGTATGATGCCATATATTTCTGGAGGGATTGTTTATACGCAGCTTCAGAATGTTTTTGCGACAGTAACTGATAGCAAAAATAGAGCCGTTGATCTTTCTGATTGGTTGCATGATGAAAAAAAGACCATGATTGGTTATACCCTTGGAGGGGGGGTTGATTTTGCAATGACTGATAATGTTATTGTGCGTGCAGAATATCGTTATTCAGATTTTGGCAAAAAGAAGTTCATACATGATAAATTTGAAATGGGCTACAAAACAAACGATTTTCGCGTAGGTGTAGCTTATAAATTTTAA
- a CDS encoding DUF4159 domain-containing protein yields MSFASPFLLLGLLFLPVIWWLLRITPPSPRKELFPPLRFLPKPTHQQETAKHTPWWLLLLRLTIAALVIIALARPTWNQKPISFSGSQPLALIIDNGWASVKEWKKRISIAEMLLTQAEKQQKNIYLVATAENDISNIEPQPAKIIKQHLMHLQPRPWPVNRVHVLKKLRKITKGKPLDIAYLSDGLQTNEDEKTFALLEELKPEKFLWYLADISDLIGITSVGNNDGSMVARIIRSTTHGKTSATLNLYDSNNQLLGQFTKSFSEGETTALVPFDVPLELRNDIAWIKMNNQNHAAATFLVDSHNRISRVALLSPDTNEMAQPLLSPFYYIIKALQGYTQIITAGGRELSTDIDYLLKQNPSVFIMSDMVNMPEKAEKKLSDFVNKGGTLIRFAGEKLSSAEHYDSLLPIPLRQGQRFLGSIMSWTKPQKLAPFAKNSFFFDLPFPEDVTVSRQILAEPTPDLFEKTWLSLSDGTPLITAAKRGKGTLILIHVAPDPTWSNLPLSGFFAQMLQKLITLGSNENTNLTHREKRTMVQKPWRTIAANGQLQVPPSDVVPVVFDSQNPSLPSPSYHTPPGLYGIKNDFYAINLLTHSSHLIKQSSLSTSLNKSPLSYDTKEKNLIGPLLGLAILLFAFDNFLILWMGDIFSFMKRRNMFLLPFISFIALFSYDPTLHAQTTENHHDSVQAAGATHLAYVITNNHEIDTTSKSGLEALSRFIAERTMLTPGSVTALDLDKDELSFYPLIYWPIDVKSPTPTPKSLEKINNFMKHGGTILFDTRDQMKSNLNLEGDATPETQRLRTILKELNIPSIEPASTDHVVARSFYIMPGFPGLYNGSPLWVESSSTNKKNKNSLASGDNVSSLLITANNFAGAWAIDEKGTWKYPLVPNDPMQRLWAFRAGLNIVLYVLTGNYKADQVHVPALLERFKRERRQ; encoded by the coding sequence TTGAGTTTTGCGTCTCCCTTTCTGTTACTAGGGCTTTTGTTCCTACCGGTCATTTGGTGGCTGTTGCGGATAACTCCTCCATCTCCACGTAAAGAGCTTTTTCCTCCATTACGCTTCTTACCCAAACCAACTCATCAGCAAGAAACAGCAAAACATACACCTTGGTGGTTGCTCTTGTTGCGTTTAACCATAGCGGCACTTGTTATCATAGCTTTAGCACGCCCTACGTGGAATCAAAAACCAATCAGCTTTTCCGGATCTCAACCCCTTGCACTCATTATTGATAATGGTTGGGCTTCTGTAAAAGAATGGAAAAAGCGTATCTCTATCGCTGAAATGCTCCTTACACAGGCAGAAAAACAGCAAAAAAATATTTATCTTGTTGCAACGGCTGAAAATGATATCTCCAATATAGAGCCCCAACCAGCCAAGATTATAAAACAGCATTTAATGCATTTGCAACCGCGTCCTTGGCCTGTCAACCGTGTGCATGTCTTAAAAAAACTCAGAAAAATAACCAAAGGAAAACCTCTTGATATTGCTTATTTAAGTGATGGATTACAAACAAATGAAGATGAGAAAACTTTTGCTTTGCTTGAAGAATTAAAACCTGAAAAATTCTTATGGTATTTGGCTGATATTTCCGATTTAATCGGCATAACATCCGTAGGAAATAACGATGGAAGCATGGTCGCGCGTATTATCCGCTCAACAACACACGGCAAAACTTCCGCTACACTCAACCTCTACGATTCAAACAATCAACTTCTTGGTCAATTTACGAAAAGTTTTTCTGAAGGAGAAACAACAGCTCTTGTTCCTTTTGATGTACCACTTGAACTACGCAATGATATCGCTTGGATAAAAATGAATAATCAAAACCATGCTGCTGCAACCTTCTTGGTAGATAGCCATAACAGGATAAGCCGTGTTGCTCTTCTATCACCCGATACCAATGAAATGGCACAGCCTTTACTTTCTCCATTTTATTACATTATCAAAGCATTACAGGGATATACACAGATTATAACAGCCGGTGGAAGAGAACTTTCAACGGATATTGATTATTTGCTTAAACAAAATCCATCTGTTTTCATTATGAGCGACATGGTTAACATGCCTGAAAAAGCAGAAAAAAAACTTTCTGACTTTGTGAATAAAGGGGGAACACTCATCCGCTTTGCAGGAGAAAAACTCAGTAGTGCAGAACATTATGATAGTCTCCTTCCGATACCGCTGCGTCAAGGTCAACGTTTCCTTGGAAGTATTATGTCTTGGACGAAACCACAAAAACTTGCCCCTTTTGCAAAAAATAGCTTTTTCTTTGATCTTCCTTTTCCAGAAGATGTCACTGTCTCGCGCCAAATCCTCGCAGAACCAACCCCAGATCTTTTTGAAAAAACGTGGCTTAGCCTTTCGGATGGAACCCCTCTTATTACCGCAGCAAAACGTGGTAAAGGAACCCTCATTCTCATTCATGTTGCTCCTGACCCAACATGGTCTAATCTTCCTCTTTCTGGCTTTTTTGCACAAATGTTGCAAAAACTAATCACATTAGGGTCTAACGAAAACACCAACCTAACACACAGAGAAAAAAGAACAATGGTACAAAAACCGTGGCGAACCATAGCCGCTAACGGACAATTACAAGTACCGCCCTCTGATGTTGTTCCAGTGGTCTTTGACTCTCAGAATCCATCCCTTCCTTCTCCTTCCTATCATACTCCCCCAGGACTTTATGGTATCAAAAACGATTTTTATGCAATCAATCTCTTAACTCATTCGTCGCACTTGATAAAACAATCATCATTGTCAACGTCTCTTAATAAAAGCCCTTTATCTTACGATACAAAAGAAAAAAATCTTATCGGTCCACTTTTAGGATTAGCCATCTTATTATTCGCCTTTGACAATTTTCTCATTTTATGGATGGGAGATATTTTTTCTTTCATGAAACGACGTAATATGTTTCTCCTCCCTTTTATAAGTTTTATTGCCTTGTTTTCATATGATCCAACGCTTCATGCACAAACGACAGAAAATCATCATGATAGTGTACAAGCTGCTGGTGCAACACATCTTGCCTATGTTATAACCAATAATCATGAAATTGATACAACGAGTAAAAGTGGTTTAGAAGCCTTAAGCCGATTTATCGCAGAACGCACAATGCTTACCCCCGGCTCTGTTACGGCACTTGATCTCGATAAAGATGAACTCTCCTTTTATCCTCTTATTTACTGGCCCATTGATGTTAAGAGTCCTACACCAACCCCCAAAAGCCTTGAAAAAATAAATAATTTTATGAAACATGGGGGAACCATTTTATTTGACACGCGCGATCAAATGAAGAGCAATCTGAATCTTGAAGGAGATGCCACTCCAGAAACGCAAAGATTACGAACCATCTTAAAAGAGTTAAACATTCCCTCCATTGAGCCCGCATCAACGGATCATGTTGTTGCTCGTTCCTTTTATATTATGCCAGGTTTTCCTGGTCTCTACAATGGTTCACCTTTATGGGTTGAATCCTCATCAACGAACAAAAAAAATAAAAACTCTCTTGCCAGCGGTGATAATGTAAGTTCTCTTCTCATCACCGCCAATAACTTTGCCGGTGCTTGGGCCATCGATGAAAAAGGGACATGGAAATATCCCCTTGTTCCCAATGATCCAATGCAACGTCTATGGGCATTTCGTGCAGGTTTAAATATTGTCCTTTATGTTCTTACAGGAAACTATAAAGCGGACCAAGTTCATGTTCCAGCGCTCTTGGAACGCTTTAAAAGAGAAAGAAGGCAATGA
- the petA gene encoding ubiquinol-cytochrome c reductase iron-sulfur subunit has translation MGEQTRRDFLFLVTAVAGAVGMGAVAWPFIRQLRPDEAVLASSSVEVDLSGIEEGMSVTVKWRGQPVVIRNRTTKEIADARATELSLLKDRQARNPNLEGEKEATDFARSAGKGRENWLIVINLCTHLGCVTLGQSGKFGGWLCPCHGSVYDTAGRVRSGPANYNLAIPPYQFLSDTLLKIG, from the coding sequence ATGGGTGAGCAAACGAGGCGGGATTTTCTGTTTTTGGTAACAGCTGTTGCAGGAGCAGTTGGAATGGGAGCGGTTGCGTGGCCTTTTATCCGTCAGTTGCGTCCAGATGAAGCTGTTTTGGCATCTTCCTCTGTTGAGGTTGATCTTTCTGGTATTGAAGAGGGGATGTCGGTGACGGTAAAGTGGCGAGGGCAGCCTGTTGTTATTCGAAATCGTACGACAAAAGAAATTGCTGATGCGCGCGCTACTGAATTGAGTCTTCTAAAAGATCGTCAAGCGCGCAATCCTAATCTTGAAGGTGAAAAAGAAGCAACAGATTTTGCGCGTTCAGCAGGTAAAGGACGTGAAAATTGGCTTATTGTTATTAATCTTTGTACGCATCTAGGCTGCGTAACACTTGGGCAATCGGGTAAATTTGGAGGATGGTTGTGTCCCTGTCATGGGTCTGTTTATGATACCGCTGGAAGAGTGCGGTCAGGCCCAGCTAACTATAATTTGGCTATCCCACCTTACCAATTTCTTTCTGATACTTTGCTCAAAATAGGATAA
- a CDS encoding MoxR family ATPase, with protein sequence MSQHDPSSNSVKKVNINHEAQVIIDDIDTAHKELDILQQEIDKVIFGQSQVIEYALIAIFAGGHALLVGAPGLAKTRLVETLGTVLGLDEKRIQFTPDLMPSDIIGSEIMDSDKDGKRSFRYIQGPIFTQLLMADEINRASPRTQSALLQAMQEYHVTVAGNRYDLPQPFHVLATQNPLEQEGTYPLPEAQLDRFLMQIDIDYPDLTTERRIILETTKEKKSNAKPILSAKKLQKIQNIVRKMPLSENVIEAILKIVRSTRPHKDNNLANTYVSWGPGPRASQALSLCVRARALYYGRLAPSLDDIEALAYPVLQHRMALNFSARAEDITVKDIINNLVKEAL encoded by the coding sequence ATGAGTCAACATGATCCATCATCCAATTCTGTAAAAAAGGTCAATATCAATCATGAAGCTCAAGTCATTATTGATGATATTGATACGGCACACAAAGAATTGGATATTTTACAACAAGAAATTGACAAAGTTATTTTTGGGCAAAGTCAGGTGATCGAATATGCTTTAATCGCTATTTTTGCTGGTGGTCACGCCCTTCTTGTCGGTGCTCCAGGACTTGCAAAAACACGTCTTGTTGAAACATTGGGAACAGTCTTGGGACTTGATGAAAAACGCATCCAATTTACTCCTGACTTAATGCCATCGGATATTATTGGTTCTGAAATTATGGATTCCGATAAAGACGGTAAGCGTTCTTTTCGATACATTCAAGGCCCTATTTTCACGCAACTTCTCATGGCCGATGAAATCAATCGTGCTTCTCCACGGACACAGTCAGCCCTTTTACAAGCTATGCAAGAATATCATGTTACTGTTGCAGGTAACCGTTATGATTTGCCACAACCTTTTCATGTTCTTGCAACGCAAAATCCTCTCGAACAAGAAGGAACCTATCCACTTCCTGAAGCACAACTGGATCGCTTTTTGATGCAAATCGATATTGACTATCCTGACCTCACAACAGAGCGACGGATCATTTTAGAAACAACAAAAGAAAAGAAATCAAATGCAAAACCAATTTTATCCGCCAAAAAATTGCAAAAAATTCAAAATATCGTTCGCAAAATGCCTCTTTCAGAAAATGTGATCGAAGCTATTTTAAAAATTGTCCGCTCAACTCGCCCTCATAAAGACAATAACCTTGCGAATACTTATGTTTCTTGGGGACCTGGTCCACGGGCATCTCAAGCCCTTTCACTTTGTGTTCGCGCCCGTGCTCTTTATTACGGACGCTTAGCCCCCTCACTTGATGATATTGAAGCATTGGCCTATCCCGTATTACAACACCGCATGGCTCTTAATTTTTCTGCCCGTGCTGAAGATATAACCGTAAAAGATATTATCAATAACCTCGTGAAAGAGGCCCTTTGA
- a CDS encoding CCA tRNA nucleotidyltransferase, whose amino-acid sequence MNIKQDFKQVAWLQQSDIQTLLRVLSLEGEEARIVGGAVRNQLLGQPISDIDIATTCLPQQVIARVEEAGFKAIPTGIAFGTITVVSHSCSYEVTTLRCDIETDGRHAKVAFGRDWKKDAERRDFTINALYCDAAGNLYDDVGGLSDIASRTVRFIGVAEDRICEDYLRILRFFRFFAWYGTGRPDVQGLKACVRLKHGLKKLSSERIWAEMKKLLAAFDPTRALLWMRQSRILALIFPETERWGIDAIHALVKTEQTLGWEVDPLLRLESLLPPDPIRLHEMAQRLHFSHKETTRLKEWAELEIINQNCSDHFVQKLIYFHGRQPVLDQLSLSVAASHLDNLEKSAALQKAEDYVKLHQLAQKWQIPTFPINGNDLIKKGFAKGVLLGKKLKELEMIWVKSGFLMDRHILLEKIDL is encoded by the coding sequence GTGAATATAAAACAGGACTTCAAACAGGTTGCGTGGTTACAACAAAGTGATATCCAAACGCTTCTTCGTGTTTTATCTTTGGAGGGGGAAGAGGCGCGTATTGTAGGGGGAGCAGTGCGCAATCAACTGCTAGGGCAGCCTATTAGTGATATTGATATTGCAACAACTTGTTTGCCGCAACAGGTTATTGCACGTGTAGAAGAAGCAGGATTTAAGGCTATTCCTACAGGGATTGCTTTTGGTACAATAACAGTAGTTTCTCATTCATGTTCTTATGAGGTTACAACGCTTCGCTGCGATATTGAAACAGATGGTCGTCATGCCAAAGTGGCATTTGGTCGTGATTGGAAAAAAGATGCTGAACGGCGGGATTTTACGATAAATGCGCTTTATTGTGATGCTGCTGGCAATCTTTATGATGATGTGGGAGGTTTGAGTGATATTGCTAGCCGAACAGTTCGTTTTATTGGCGTTGCAGAAGATCGTATTTGCGAAGATTATTTGCGTATTTTACGTTTTTTTCGCTTTTTTGCGTGGTATGGAACAGGGCGACCTGATGTGCAAGGATTGAAGGCATGTGTTCGTTTAAAACACGGTTTAAAAAAACTTTCTTCTGAACGTATTTGGGCAGAAATGAAAAAGCTTCTTGCGGCGTTTGATCCAACGCGTGCTCTTTTATGGATGCGACAAAGCAGAATTTTGGCACTCATTTTTCCTGAAACGGAACGATGGGGTATTGATGCAATTCACGCATTGGTGAAGACAGAACAGACTCTTGGTTGGGAAGTTGATCCATTGTTACGGCTGGAAAGCCTTCTTCCTCCTGACCCCATACGTCTTCATGAAATGGCACAGCGCTTGCATTTTTCCCATAAAGAAACAACGCGATTAAAAGAATGGGCAGAGTTAGAAATAATAAACCAAAACTGTTCTGATCATTTTGTGCAAAAACTGATTTATTTTCATGGACGACAACCAGTTTTAGATCAATTATCGTTGTCTGTCGCTGCATCACATCTCGATAATCTGGAAAAAAGTGCTGCTTTGCAAAAAGCAGAGGATTATGTCAAACTTCATCAGCTTGCCCAAAAATGGCAGATTCCAACTTTTCCTATTAATGGCAACGATTTAATAAAGAAAGGTTTTGCTAAAGGTGTGCTTTTAGGAAAAAAGCTTAAAGAGTTAGAAATGATATGGGTTAAAAGCGGATTTTTAATGGATCGTCATATATTATTAGAAAAAATAGATTTATAA